AAGGCGCAACTATACATAGGCAATAAATATCATTCTTCCTGTTTCGGTCCGATTTTGTGACGAGGTCTCTCGGGTCATGAGTGCTAAAATCGCCACCTCAGACTTTCTAGGGGTTAGGTTGTGCGCACAGTAGCGATGATGATGGCGGTATTGGCGTTGGCCGGTTGTGGGGAAGGCAAGCGGGTCGAAGCGAACAAGAGCACGGCGGTGGCAGTACAGACCCAGCCGGCCTCGACCGAGCCGCAATGGGATGTGCTGGTGGGCAGCTCGCTCCCCCTGGCGGTGAGTGACCTGACCGGCTGGCTGATCGAGCACGGGGTGATTTCCAATGTGGTGACCGTGGACGGCAAGCGTCTGGTCGTGGTCGGTCCGTTTGCTTCCCAGGCCGAGGCCGAGGCGAAGAAGAATGAAGTGACCGAAAAGCTGGTCAAGGCCAAGAAGCGTGACATCGAAGTCACGGTCATCGAGCATCAAGCCGCGCAGTAAGCCCGTTTCCATAGGCTCAATGATCGCCCGCCACCCGCGGGCGATCTGCGTTCAGCCACAAGCCTTGAGGTTGACTGCGCCGACGAATTCATTGCCGCGCCCCATCACGCAAGCCACGCTCTGATTGCGCTGGCGCTCCCAGGCCTGTACTGGATAGGTCTTGTTCCAGGCTTCGAAGAGCTGACGATCCTGTTTGGAAAGGCGCAGGCCGTACTGCTTGCTCATGTAGAAGTAGGTGCGGGCAATCATCCCGCGAATCGAAGGGCGAGGCATGACCTTCTTGGCCTTGAAGTCGACCTGGGTCAGGCACGAACCGTACTGGCCCGATTGTTCCGGCAGCCAGCCGAAGCTGAAATTGCTGCGATCACCATTCACTTCGCCAATGCTCGGTACCAGATTGTGCAGGTCGGCCTCGGCGCGCTGATAGACCGAATCGGTGCGTGTGCAGTTCTTGCGACCGCCTTGTTGCCAGCACTGGCGCTGATGGCCGATCTGCCAGGCCGGCACTATATGCTCCCATTCAATGCGTTCGGCGCGCTTGGCGTTCTTGCGCGGAACATAGCCGCAGGCCGCCAGGTTCACCCGGTTGCCGTTGTATTTGCAGCCGCAATAGAACTCGGTGGATTGGGGGGCGTAGAGCTTCCAGGCGACTTTCTTGGCTTCGCTGAAGGTGCGGGGTGCATCGGCTTGGGCGGAACAGGCGAGAAACAGCAACAGCAGGGCAAAACAACGGACACTCATCGACTCAATCTTCCTTCGGCACGACCCAGAAAATCTGCACACCGCCATCGTCGCGGTAGGCGAGGGTGACGTTGTCGTTTTCGGCGATCTCCTCCAGCAGGCGTTCCCACTCATCCTGTGGCTCATCGGCGAGGCGGAAGATCAGCGCTGCCTTGGCCTTTTGTGCGGTGGGAGAGTTGATGATTTTCTGGATGCGCACACCCAGGCGTTCGTAGGAGCTGAGGGGCGTTTGGGTCGTGGCCACGGAACATTCCTTATTAAGCTGTACGTGCATACAGTATTTAACTGTAGGGCATTTCGCAACTGCTTAAAATTCAAGAAGTTCCTCTGACAACGCTTTATGCATTTGTCTCACGAGGAGAGCAGATTTTTTTGCATGGGGGAAAGGGGGGAACCACCCGCCCGGGCGGGCGAGTGGTTGCAAGCATGCTCGACCGGGGCCGGTCGAGCAGAGGGGCTGTCAGTATTCCCAGAACATGCGTTGCAGTTCCTTGCTGTCCTGGGTCTTGGTCAGGGCGACCATGGCCAGGATGCGGGCTTTCTGCGGGTTCAGGTCATGAGCCACGACCCAGTCGTACTTGTCGTCAGGCTGTTCGGCGTTGCGCAGTACGAAACCGCCGGCATTGACGTGGGAAGAACGAATGATCTGTACGCCATTCTTGCGCAGTTCCTGCAGGGCAGGGACCACACGGGAAGACACCGAGCCATTGCCGGTACCGGCGTGGATGATGGCTTTGGCGCCACCTTGGGCCAGGGCCTTGTAGGCGGTGTCGCTGACGTTGCCGTAGCCGTAGGCGATTTCTACGTCAGGCAGGCTCTTGATGTTCTTGATGTCGAATTCCGAATCCATGGTGTGGCGCTTGGCTGGCAGGCGGAACCAGTAGGATTTGCCTTCCACCACCATGCCCAGCGGGCCCCATGGGCTCTTGAAGGCTTCGGTCTTGATGTTGATCATCTTGCTGACATCGCGGCCGGACTGGATTTCGTCGTTCATGGTCACCAGTACGCCTTTGCCGCGGGCGTTCTTGCTGCCGGCCACAGCCACAGCGTTGTACAGGTTGAGCATGCCGTCAGCCGACATAGCGGTACCCGGGCGCATGGAGCCGACTACAACGATTGGCTTGTCGGTCTTTTCCACCAGGTTGAGGAAGTAGGCGGTTTCTTCCAGGGTATCGGTACCGTGGGTGATGACGATGCCATCGACGTCCTTGCTGTCGGCCAGTTCGGCAACGCGGCGGCCCAGTTGCAGCAGGTTTTCGTTGGTGATGCTTTCCGAGGCGATCTGCATGACTTGCTCGCCACGCACGTTGGCCAGTTGGCTCAATTCGGGGATGCCGGCGATCAGTTGTTCGATGCCGACCTTGGCCGCCTGGTAGGTGGCGCTGTTGGCCGCGCTGGCGCCGGCGCCGGCGATGGTGCCG
The DNA window shown above is from Pseudomonas protegens CHA0 and carries:
- a CDS encoding asparaginase, with the protein product MKSAFKSFAPGALALLLLLPAALQAKEAETQQKLSNVVVLATGGTIAGAGASAANSATYQAAKVGIEQLIAGIPELSQLANVRGEQVMQIASESITNENLLQLGRRVAELADSKDVDGIVITHGTDTLEETAYFLNLVEKTDKPIVVVGSMRPGTAMSADGMLNLYNAVAVAGSKNARGKGVLVTMNDEIQSGRDVSKMINIKTEAFKSPWGPLGMVVEGKSYWFRLPAKRHTMDSEFDIKNIKSLPDVEIAYGYGNVSDTAYKALAQGGAKAIIHAGTGNGSVSSRVVPALQELRKNGVQIIRSSHVNAGGFVLRNAEQPDDKYDWVVAHDLNPQKARILAMVALTKTQDSKELQRMFWEY
- a CDS encoding endonuclease — protein: MSVRCFALLLLFLACSAQADAPRTFSEAKKVAWKLYAPQSTEFYCGCKYNGNRVNLAACGYVPRKNAKRAERIEWEHIVPAWQIGHQRQCWQQGGRKNCTRTDSVYQRAEADLHNLVPSIGEVNGDRSNFSFGWLPEQSGQYGSCLTQVDFKAKKVMPRPSIRGMIARTYFYMSKQYGLRLSKQDRQLFEAWNKTYPVQAWERQRNQSVACVMGRGNEFVGAVNLKACG
- a CDS encoding DUF1654 domain-containing protein, producing MHVQLNKECSVATTQTPLSSYERLGVRIQKIINSPTAQKAKAALIFRLADEPQDEWERLLEEIAENDNVTLAYRDDGGVQIFWVVPKED